A window from Micromonospora terminaliae encodes these proteins:
- a CDS encoding low temperature requirement protein A, producing MKNTASFRAWYRPMRARRRDEEHRAATPLELFFDLCFVVAVALTSEGLHHNVAEGHVGHGLIGYLSVFFAIWWAWVNFTWFASAYDTDDDVYRLTVLVQIAGALILASGVPRAFSDGDFTTITYGYVVMRLGSVVNWLRAAGGDPAHRATALTFAIGVGVVQAGWLLRLLLPHAWLAPAFVLLVLADLLVPVLGERRRQTTWHPHHIAERYQLFTLIVLGEVVLSTSVAIQRGVDAGNGQLWSLAAAGTLIVFAIWWLYFDRPDPLPPASVRGALSWGYGHYFAFSSIAAVGAGLAVAVDHDLHTGHVSGRVAGYAVAVPVAVFLVTLWALHLPAKHGAGLVLFPGAAALVLLAPWLVAPVDLIAAVLVVLVAVTLVLRHRAATRIA from the coding sequence GTGAAGAACACCGCGTCCTTCCGGGCCTGGTACCGCCCGATGCGGGCCCGCCGGCGCGACGAGGAGCACCGGGCGGCCACCCCGCTGGAGCTCTTCTTCGACCTCTGTTTCGTGGTCGCGGTGGCGCTGACGTCGGAGGGTCTGCACCACAACGTCGCGGAGGGGCACGTCGGGCACGGCCTGATCGGTTACCTGAGCGTCTTCTTCGCGATCTGGTGGGCCTGGGTGAACTTCACCTGGTTCGCCTCCGCCTACGACACCGACGACGACGTCTACCGGCTGACCGTGCTGGTGCAGATCGCCGGGGCGCTGATCCTCGCCTCCGGCGTGCCGCGCGCCTTCTCCGACGGCGACTTCACGACGATCACCTACGGGTACGTCGTGATGCGGCTGGGCTCGGTGGTGAACTGGCTGCGGGCTGCCGGCGGCGACCCGGCGCACCGGGCCACCGCACTGACGTTCGCGATCGGCGTGGGCGTGGTGCAGGCCGGCTGGCTGCTCCGGCTCCTCCTGCCGCACGCCTGGCTCGCGCCCGCGTTCGTGCTGCTGGTCCTCGCGGACCTGCTGGTGCCCGTGCTGGGCGAACGGCGCCGGCAGACCACCTGGCACCCGCACCACATCGCCGAGCGGTACCAGCTGTTCACCCTCATCGTGCTCGGTGAGGTGGTGCTCTCCACGTCGGTGGCGATCCAGCGCGGGGTGGACGCGGGCAACGGGCAGCTGTGGTCGCTCGCCGCGGCCGGCACGCTGATCGTCTTCGCGATCTGGTGGCTCTACTTCGACCGGCCCGACCCGCTGCCGCCCGCGTCGGTGCGCGGGGCGCTGTCCTGGGGCTACGGGCACTACTTCGCCTTCAGCTCGATCGCCGCGGTCGGCGCCGGGCTGGCGGTGGCGGTCGACCACGACCTGCACACCGGGCACGTCTCCGGCCGGGTGGCCGGCTACGCCGTCGCCGTGCCGGTGGCGGTCTTCCTGGTCACGCTCTGGGCGCTGCACCTGCCGGCCAAGCACGGCGCCGGGCTGGTGCTGTTCCCCGGCGCGGCGGCGCTGGTGCTGCTGGCGCCGTGGCTGGTAGCGCCGGTCGACCTGATCGCCGCGGTGCTGGTCGTGCTGGTGGCCGTCACGCTGGTCCTGCGTCACCGCGCGGCGACCAGAATCGCCTGA
- a CDS encoding alpha/beta fold hydrolase → MTLALPPADELTVAGRRVRCRIAGDGPPVVLLHGIGRTLEDFADVHAGLARDHRVLAVDLPGHGGSTPLDERHTLPTLAAAVAEFLDAAGVTGPAHLVGNSLGGAVAMRLAADGPHRAASLVLVNSAGFGREVTFALRLLAVRPLARLLLRPHPAIARRTERAIFHDPSYVTEARLATALAAARQPHAARVLLEVVRSLGTWRGVRPEWRAELLDAVAALGLPTLVVWGDRDLVLPTAHLSYARSRLPAAQGHLFRDTGHMPQIERAAEFEALVRRFWSPRGDAGPA, encoded by the coding sequence GTGACCCTCGCCCTGCCGCCGGCCGACGAACTCACCGTCGCCGGGCGGCGGGTGCGCTGCCGGATCGCCGGCGACGGCCCGCCGGTGGTGCTCCTGCACGGCATCGGCCGGACCCTCGAGGACTTCGCCGACGTGCACGCGGGGCTGGCCCGCGACCACCGGGTGCTCGCCGTGGACCTGCCGGGGCACGGCGGCTCCACGCCGCTGGACGAGCGGCACACGCTGCCGACCCTGGCCGCGGCCGTCGCCGAGTTCCTCGACGCGGCCGGTGTCACCGGTCCGGCCCACCTGGTCGGCAACTCCCTGGGCGGGGCGGTGGCGATGCGGCTCGCCGCCGACGGGCCGCACCGGGCGGCCAGCCTCGTGCTGGTCAACAGCGCCGGCTTCGGCCGGGAGGTCACCTTCGCGTTGCGGCTGCTCGCGGTGCGGCCCCTCGCCCGGCTGCTGCTGCGCCCGCACCCGGCGATCGCCCGCCGCACCGAGCGGGCCATCTTCCACGACCCGTCGTACGTCACCGAGGCCCGGCTCGCCACCGCCCTGGCCGCGGCCCGGCAGCCGCACGCCGCCCGGGTGCTGCTGGAGGTGGTCCGCAGCCTCGGCACCTGGCGCGGCGTACGGCCCGAGTGGCGGGCCGAACTGCTCGACGCGGTGGCGGCGCTCGGCCTGCCCACCCTGGTCGTCTGGGGCGACCGGGACCTGGTCCTGCCCACCGCCCACCTCTCGTACGCCCGGTCCCGGCTGCCCGCGGCGCAGGGTCACCTGTTCCGCGACACCGGCCACATGCCGCAGATCGAGCGGGCCGCCGAGTTCGAGGCCCTGGTCAGGCGATTCTGGTCGCCGCGCGGTGACGCAGGACCAGCGTGA
- a CDS encoding SDR family NAD(P)-dependent oxidoreductase — MRDFVFPGGTAVLTGAASGIGEALAHGLSRRGADLVLLDRDAERLAAVVAAIRAAHPDRRVETHVVDLADAGATDRVAAEILAAHPRIRLLVNNAGVALGGRFDQVTLDEFLWVIDINFRAVVRLTHALLPALKAEPGAHLVNVSSLFGLIAPAGQAAYSASKFAVRGFTEALRHELADDGVGVTSVHPGGIRTRIASSARVGSGVPIEEYEAGRRQFEKLLSIDPAKAAEVILRGVERRRGRVLIGWSAKLPDLLARVAPAGYGRVLALGMRPRPATVPAPRPPAEPVPSDPGRPA, encoded by the coding sequence ATGCGTGACTTCGTCTTCCCCGGCGGCACCGCGGTGCTGACCGGCGCGGCCAGCGGCATCGGCGAGGCCCTGGCGCACGGGCTGTCCCGGCGCGGCGCCGACCTGGTCCTGCTCGACCGGGACGCCGAGCGGCTGGCCGCCGTGGTGGCCGCGATCCGCGCCGCGCACCCCGACCGGCGCGTCGAGACCCACGTGGTCGACCTGGCCGACGCCGGCGCCACCGACCGTGTGGCCGCCGAGATCCTCGCGGCGCACCCGCGGATCCGGCTGCTGGTCAACAACGCCGGCGTGGCACTGGGCGGCCGGTTCGACCAGGTCACCCTGGACGAGTTCCTCTGGGTCATCGACATCAACTTCCGGGCCGTGGTGCGGCTGACCCACGCGCTGCTGCCCGCGCTCAAGGCCGAACCCGGGGCTCACCTGGTCAACGTGTCCAGCCTCTTCGGGCTGATCGCGCCCGCCGGGCAGGCGGCCTACTCGGCCAGCAAGTTCGCCGTGCGGGGCTTCACCGAGGCCCTGCGGCACGAGCTGGCCGACGACGGGGTCGGGGTCACCTCGGTGCACCCGGGTGGCATCCGCACCCGGATCGCGAGCAGCGCCCGCGTGGGCAGCGGCGTCCCGATCGAGGAGTACGAGGCCGGCCGCCGGCAGTTCGAGAAGCTGCTCTCCATCGACCCGGCGAAGGCCGCCGAGGTGATCCTGCGCGGGGTCGAGCGCCGCCGCGGCCGGGTGCTGATCGGCTGGTCGGCGAAGCTGCCCGACCTGCTCGCCCGGGTGGCCCCCGCCGGGTACGGACGGGTGCTGGCCCTGGGCATGCGACCGCGCCCCGCCACCGTGCCGGCCCCGCGGCCGCCCGCCGAACCGGTCCCGTCGGACCCGGGGCGGCCGGCGTGA